In Oryzias melastigma strain HK-1 linkage group LG10, ASM292280v2, whole genome shotgun sequence, the genomic window CTTCAGGGCTCTCCTCACCTCTTCTGACAGTGTCGACGGAGAATCAGAAGTAGACACGTCTGCTGGAAACAGAGACCCCTGTGTGATGGAGCTAGACCCAGAGGTTGTGACCCCTGAAGCCTTTTCAATCCTCCTAGACATGATTTACACCTCGACTCTTTCTCTAGAAGCCTCCAGCGCCATGGATGTCTTGTTGGCTGCCTCACACTTGCATCTCAACAGCGTGGTCAAAGCCTGCAAGCTCCACCTTTCCAGGAAAAACTTCCCAACATCAGCACCGAGGGGTTGGAGGTCGGTGAAGAAGCAGTGCCAGTGTCCGTATTCCCAAGCAGCAGCCGGCTCGCAGCAGCTGATCATTTTAGACCTGGATGATGAAGAACCAGGAGAGGAGGTGAGCCAGTCAGGCGGAGACAAAGAGAGCTGTGGGAGCAGCGAGCCGAGTCTGGAAACTTCTTTGCGACAGAAGAGAAAATCGGAGGAGGATAGGCCCAGTGACAGGAAGAGATTACATCGACTCCCTGAGGCAAACTATAAGGAGCGTTCACCTACTGTCACCAGGAGCACTGAGGAGCAAGGAGGAGAGGAGACTTCATCTCCAgatatccccccaaaaaacaaaggaaCCTGGGGAAACCAAGGTTTTGATGAAGACGAGGAGAAATACGAAGCAATGAAAGGAGAGTCGGAGGAGGTCCAGCTGCCGACCCAGTCAGACAGCAGCACAGGAGGAACTTTGTGGGGGAAAAGTGAGGATCCAGTAGTCCAAGTTAAGGTgggaaaagaggaggaggaggagctaaaaACGGAAGTAATGGAGGTGAAAAAGGAAAGCTCCTACTCTCCTGACACGTTGCCAAACAATTCCCCTCCATCCCCCCTGCAGGACTGCCCAAATCATATGGATGTGCATCTAAATGATGAGAAAGTGTCCATGTGTGGACACGCAGGTGATTTGCAATCCCTGCATACAGACGGTCAGACAGATGCACAAAGGCAGATGGGAGATTTGGGTGAAGTCTCAGTAGATGGTGAGGGTCTGGATAGCCTCTCCGAGCTCGCTTTTTCTTGCTTCTTAAATCCCAGCAGTGAAATGGActctctggaggaggaggaagatagTCTAGCCAGCCTCACAGCAGTCGCAACCGCCGCTGCAGCTGCCAGTGATGCCCCCACAGCAGATGTGCAgacagagaagctggaggaagcaAGCACCACCTCAACCCAGTCCTCCGATTCGTCATCTCTGGTTTTTCCAGTCGCAAACGTTCCATTGCAGCAATTACTGCAGCCGACTCAAAACCCGGGATTTAGTGACACCATCATCCTCCAGCCCACCCAGAACTCATTTACTGGGTTCTTGAGTGGGATCGGATCAGGGCTCAGTCTGGACACTGCTGTCGTTCAACCTGCAAGATCCGGAAAAAGCTCGGGCACGACTTTTCGCCGCATCGCTCCCAAAGTTCCCCCTGGGTCCGAGTCGGCCTCTGAGCTGTCCGGGGAGACAGCAGATCGGCCCACCTTGACTAAAGCTTCAGAGGACGTTCTGTCCAAGTGTAAAAAAGCGGCCGCCGAGGACCACGTGTTGCTGGTGGAAGGGGAGAAGAAGTACGCCTGCAAAATCTGCTGCAAGACCTTCATGAACTTGACCGACTGCAAAAAGCACATCCGCGTCCACACGGGCGAGAAGCCGTATCCTTGTCAGAAATGTGGCAAGCGCTTCAGCCAGTCCTCACACCTCTACAAACACTCAAAGAACACCTGCTTAAACTGGAGAGAAGGACCGTCGTTCACCGACACGCTGCTCTAACACAAGACTGAGCAAGAAATTATGTATTTAAAGTCCATTCTAGTTTAGATGATTTGAAATtgaagtcaaaatgttttttttctttgcctccaatcatcttttcatttatttattatttcccctagaataaaacaatgaaatgtaGCACTTTTACAACCATTAAATGGATTTATGCACTGATAATgttaaaatgctaataaatgttgtattttgtaGACTTGttggatttattaaaaaaaacaatctccagaaatgaaattatatagttcttttatgtttattcttttaaaaagttctaaTGATGCAGAAATGGAGTTGTACTATTAAAAACGCGTGACCTTAGAAATATCTAAAAACTTGCAAGTTATGAAAACAATTACAAGAAATCTTTACATGCTttaaaaacctttgaaaatatataattgaGTAACTTCAAAAATACTCTTAATAGGGTATGTACTAAAAcctaaatttttaaattaattttgtgaaaaatatttaagctCAGAATTacgtttttgtttgtcttttcaaaTTGTTACCAGAAGGTCTTAACATAAGAATaccggtatatatatatttttatgatacaagaactattttttttatgattttcttgatttcctttttggttgatgaataattgaacaaaaaatagCTTGCATTAAAGTCTtaatcagtattttattttatttctagttATTACTTAGAAGTACAGTAATgataaaaaaggcaaagaaatgaagtgaagaaagaaaaaagaataatcaGTTAATCTGGTTTAGAGGAAATGAATTAGCATCAATTAGGAAAACATAATTTGTTACAAAAGTACCACTGATTAGCTGCTTGTCTTTACCTTCAAgaacttaaaaaacatgaaataactaaataaaacccTGTTGTCTTCCTCATTCATAAGTTACTGATGCACAACACTCTTACCATAGCACAGATAGAAGAACATGTAGCTGGAAGCATCTGCATAAACTTTCATTCTCACTAATATTTTCTTACTTCCATTTTCACACCGCTCTACAGGAGACAGTTGGCACAACCGCTTCATTTGTTTCAGTTCTACAGGGAGAGTTCACTGGGCATGTCTGATCCCTGCAAACCTCCCAGCAGGTTTTGAGCCGCCAAAGCAGACATGATCCCTCTGGTGGAGTAAGTGGCACTTCCGATGTGTGGTAAGACCACTGGAGCAGAAAAGAAAGGAGGAAGGTTTTAAAACAAACGTAAGCTTGctcaaaaaaatagtttgagtcCTTCACTCACCGCAGTTTTTTAATGTTAGAAGTGGATGGTTTGTTGGAAGAGGCTCGGGTGTTGTTACATCCAGTCCAGCTGCAGCAATCTGACCACTGCTCAAAGCCTCATACAGATCCTCCTGGTTTACTACAGCTCCCCTAAAACAGTCCATCACATATAAGGAAGCAGGAAAAAATGATGattgaaaaaatggaaaaaaactctgagcaagtttttaaatccatgtttttcCTACCTACTGGAGTTGATAaagattgatgtttttttcatctttctaaAAAATGCCTTGTCACACATGCCCTGGGTTTCTGGTGTAAGCGAGCAGGAAACAACTATGAAGTCACTTTCAGATGCAAGTGTGTCCAGTGGAACTGTGAAACCAAGAGGAAACAGATTTAGACACTGAGGAAGAGAGATACCGGATAATCAGACATgggagtaaaaaagaaaaaagctttctttaatgctttaaaaaaagaataaatcttCATCAGCCACTCTTGCATTACCCCATGCAAggagtattatttttttatttttcttaccaAACTCTCCATTGACCTCTGCAGCGTAGGTTTTGGCTGTTCTCCCAGAGTACAGTAGCCTCTTAACCCCAAACGGCAGAAGTCTCTGAGCTATGGCCATTCCTGACCACAAACAAGCAAGACTTTAGACAATAAAAACTGGAGACATCTTTCTACCAAGCAAATATTTGCCAATACGACTCATATTAAATCCTAGGATAATTAAC contains:
- the LOC112153658 gene encoding zinc finger and BTB domain-containing protein 5, encoding MDFPGHYQHVFRQLNHQRLHAQLCDCVVVVGDQTFRAHRSILAACSSHFRALLTSSDSVDGESEVDTSAGNRDPCVMELDPEVVTPEAFSILLDMIYTSTLSLEASSAMDVLLAASHLHLNSVVKACKLHLSRKNFPTSAPRGWRSVKKQCQCPYSQAAAGSQQLIILDLDDEEPGEEVSQSGGDKESCGSSEPSLETSLRQKRKSEEDRPSDRKRLHRLPEANYKERSPTVTRSTEEQGGEETSSPDIPPKNKGTWGNQGFDEDEEKYEAMKGESEEVQLPTQSDSSTGGTLWGKSEDPVVQVKVGKEEEEELKTEVMEVKKESSYSPDTLPNNSPPSPLQDCPNHMDVHLNDEKVSMCGHAGDLQSLHTDGQTDAQRQMGDLGEVSVDGEGLDSLSELAFSCFLNPSSEMDSLEEEEDSLASLTAVATAAAAASDAPTADVQTEKLEEASTTSTQSSDSSSLVFPVANVPLQQLLQPTQNPGFSDTIILQPTQNSFTGFLSGIGSGLSLDTAVVQPARSGKSSGTTFRRIAPKVPPGSESASELSGETADRPTLTKASEDVLSKCKKAAAEDHVLLVEGEKKYACKICCKTFMNLTDCKKHIRVHTGEKPYPCQKCGKRFSQSSHLYKHSKNTCLNWREGPSFTDTLL